A section of the Clostridium sp. TW13 genome encodes:
- a CDS encoding GNAT family N-acetyltransferase gives MQKDINIRTIENGEEYLVGELIVDCFNKYIATDYSTEGIKEFLKYVDGNRIRERVSNNYFMLIAMNRDRIVGTIEVKDFNHISLLFAGDGYKKIGIAHKLIDEAILKCQYYNKGIQCISANSAPCSIKFYNDLGFNSVEEEKTVHGIRFTLMELEVK, from the coding sequence ATGCAAAAAGATATAAATATTAGAACAATTGAAAATGGGGAAGAATACTTAGTGGGAGAGCTAATTGTAGATTGTTTTAATAAGTATATTGCTACTGACTATTCAACAGAAGGAATAAAAGAGTTTTTAAAATATGTTGATGGCAACAGAATAAGGGAGAGAGTATCTAACAATTATTTTATGTTGATTGCAATGAATAGAGATAGAATTGTCGGAACTATAGAAGTAAAAGATTTTAATCACATTTCTCTTCTGTTTGCAGGAGATGGATACAAAAAAATTGGTATAGCGCATAAGCTTATAGATGAGGCCATACTTAAATGCCAATATTATAACAAAGGAATTCAGTGTATTTCTGCGAATTCTGCTCCGTGTTCAATTAAGTTCTATAATGATTTAGGATTTAATTCAGTGGAGGAAGAAAAAACGGTTCATGGCATAAGATTTACATTAATGGAACTAGAGGTAAAGTAG